In Daucus carota subsp. sativus chromosome 4, DH1 v3.0, whole genome shotgun sequence, one DNA window encodes the following:
- the LOC108216918 gene encoding protein MAIN-LIKE 2-like codes for MANDFCGPVDDSVLRHQAKHISTSIWHGIQRDKMQIRQNTSQLNQWVLTDYQVHLLQQWGFWMFANPRTVMQNDVCLITALVERWRPKTNTFHFTFGEMTVTLEDVYMLLGLPVVGEAIRLDFDVAVSHAWLNVWRDLNLSVEQRKTAWDRGGAKLSFLRERYHSNNVAHPRLIAFLLDTKKIYGYAWGTAVLGYLYRNLGEASDKNCKQITGCTTLLMLWARERLRPGQPKIADNTRHMWPRAFAWAIAPVPAGKSKYFNIHHHIDAYRAMFDIFDTRWVHWTPYTRFYRRYDEHFYRARLAGIARVPLFFSRT; via the exons ATGGCGAATGATTTTTGTGGACCGGTTGATGATTCGGTACTTCGCCATCAAGCAAAGCATATAAGCACATCAATTTGGCATGGCATTCAAAGGGATAAAATGCAAATCCGTCAAAATACGTCTCAACTCAATCAGTGGGTACTGACTGATTATCAAGTGCATCTATTGCAACAATGGGGGTTCTGGATGTTTGCAAACCCACGGACGGTTATGCAAAATGATGTATGCTTGATCACTGCATTGGTGGAGCGTTGGAGGCCCAAAACTAATACATTTCACTTCACATTCGGGGAGATGACAGTGACCCTGGAAGATGTGTATATGTTATTGGGTCTACCAGTTGTTGGGGAGGCGATCAGACTTGACTTTGATGTGGCGGTATCACATGCATGGCTAAATGTATGGCGCGATCTAAATCTTTCAGTTGAACAAAGGAAAACGGCTTGGGATCGTGGTGGTGCTAAATTAAGTTTTCTAAGAGAAAGGTATCAT TCCAACAATGTAGCTCACCCCCGACTGATCGCGTTTCTACTTGATACCAAAAAAATTTATGGATATGCTTGGGGGACCGCGGTTCTTGGTTATTTATATAGAAATCTTGGTGAGGCAAGCGATAAAAACTGCAAGCAAATAACCGGTTGCACTACGCTTTTGATGCTATGGGCTCGTGAGAGATTACGCCCGGGACAACCAAAGATAGCAGATAATACTCGTCACATGTGGCCTAGGGCCTTTGCATGGGCGATTGCTCCGGTTCCTGCTGGAAAGtcaaaatatttcaatattcaTCACCATATTGATGCATATAGAGCgatgtttgatatttttgatacgaGATGGGTTCATTGGACTCCCTATACACGTTTCTATCGGAGGTATGATGAGCATTTTTACCGAGCTCGACTTGCCGGTATTGCTCGTGTTCCGCTCTTTTTTTCGAGGACATAG